In one Pseudomonas sp. MM211 genomic region, the following are encoded:
- a CDS encoding bifunctional DedA family/phosphatase PAP2 family protein encodes MGEWLDSLTTWLAANPQWLGLAIFLIACIECLAIAGIIVPGTVLLFAVGVMAGNGALSLWETLALAYFGGLLGDAISYALGRYFHQDIRRLPGLRSHPQWLSGAETYFERYGVASLLLGRYIGPLRPMLPMVAGMLSMPIGRFIAVSMLAAAGWAVAYLVPGWAAGAALRLPLPEGFWPQAAVVAAGLALLLVLTIQSSLREQRQASLIAAGLGTILLIALFIGWPHLIQLDQGLMTLIQEERNPRFDYVAVAITHFGDFDVQLAVAALLCVLLLLARKWQALLFAGGAMLSTALANGTLKGLFERARPEVLLEPLHTYSFPSGHSSAAFAFFLATAVLAGRGQPARLRLTWILLACLPALAIALSRVYLGVHWPSDIIAGALLASSLCALSLALMQRFASLPPLPAKVWWMIVPSCALLLTTMALWRMSEGVEIYRY; translated from the coding sequence ATGGGCGAGTGGCTCGATAGTCTGACTACCTGGCTTGCGGCCAACCCGCAGTGGCTGGGCCTGGCGATCTTCCTGATCGCCTGCATCGAATGCCTGGCCATCGCCGGCATCATCGTTCCCGGCACCGTGCTGCTGTTCGCCGTTGGCGTAATGGCTGGCAACGGCGCCCTGAGCCTGTGGGAAACCCTGGCGCTGGCGTACTTCGGCGGCCTGCTTGGCGACGCCATTTCCTACGCCCTGGGCCGTTACTTCCACCAGGACATCCGTCGCCTGCCGGGCTTGCGCAGCCACCCACAGTGGCTCAGCGGCGCGGAAACCTACTTCGAACGCTATGGCGTCGCCAGCCTGCTGCTGGGCCGCTACATCGGCCCGCTGCGGCCGATGCTGCCGATGGTCGCAGGCATGCTGAGCATGCCGATCGGCCGCTTCATCGCTGTCAGCATGCTCGCTGCCGCAGGCTGGGCAGTCGCCTATCTGGTACCGGGCTGGGCCGCTGGTGCCGCCCTGCGCCTGCCGCTGCCCGAGGGCTTCTGGCCACAGGCTGCAGTAGTTGCCGCAGGCTTGGCACTACTGCTGGTACTGACCATCCAGAGCAGCCTGCGCGAACAGCGCCAGGCCAGCCTGATCGCTGCCGGCCTGGGCACCATTCTACTGATCGCCCTGTTCATCGGCTGGCCGCATCTGATCCAGCTGGATCAGGGCCTGATGACCCTGATTCAGGAAGAACGCAATCCGCGTTTCGACTACGTAGCAGTAGCGATCACTCACTTCGGCGACTTCGACGTTCAATTGGCGGTCGCCGCCCTGCTTTGCGTGTTGCTGCTGCTTGCCCGCAAATGGCAGGCTCTGCTGTTCGCTGGCGGCGCCATGCTCAGCACCGCCCTGGCCAACGGCACCCTCAAGGGACTGTTCGAGCGGGCGCGCCCTGAAGTCCTGCTCGAGCCCCTGCATACCTACAGCTTTCCCAGCGGGCACAGCTCGGCGGCCTTCGCGTTCTTTCTGGCCACGGCCGTGCTCGCCGGCCGTGGGCAACCTGCACGCCTGCGCCTGACCTGGATACTGCTGGCTTGTCTGCCAGCGCTGGCAATTGCCCTGTCGCGGGTTTACCTGGGCGTTCACTGGCCGAGCGATATCATCGCCGGCGCCTTGCTGGCCAGCAGCCTGTGCGCATTGAGCCTGGCGTTGATGCAGCGTTTCGCTTCACTGCCGCCACTGCCGGCG